The window GCTTCACGAAGAGGGAGCGCGAGGTCGTGCCGCTCGGCTGATCGTTGCAGCCGCTCCTTTCACCTCTTGCCAGACATGCGGATTTTTCGTACAATAGAAAGAGCGAGATGCAGTGCGGCAAGACTGTTGAATGAGAGGAGGGTTTCCTGATGGTTTTGACCTTGGATGAAATCCGCGAAAAAGTTCGCCCAATCTGTGAGGCGTACAAGGTGAAGCGACTCTTCCTGTTCGGCTCTTATGCACGTGGAGAAGCTACGAAAGAAAGCGATGTGGACTTTCATATTATGTTGGACGAAGAAACGACTTTGTTGGAATTGGGTGGACTCTATGTAGATCTGGAGGACGCTTTGCAAAAGGAAGTCGATATCGCTACACAAGTTCCAAAGGAGCAGGAGATTTTCGGGAAGTATATGGAAAAGGAAGAGATTTTGCTTTATGAAGATCAGCGAGAAAGATGCGCAGGTTCTGCGGAATATAGTCAAGCATTGTGACGCAATATGTTGTGAGGGGGAGTCGCCTTGAAAAACGCATGGGAGAAGTTCTGTTGCGCGGTTGTTGCCGTGCTTCTTTTTGCCGTCGTGCCGTGCCGCGCTCTTGCTGCGCCCGATGCGTCGGAAGAATGGTATTGGTTGGCATCGGATGCGAAGTACAGCAAGTATTTTGCGCCGAACGAAGTCACGGTCGTCAAGAGTCTCAATGTCGCAGGGTTGGAGCGTGCGATG of the Selenomonas sputigena genome contains:
- a CDS encoding nucleotidyltransferase family protein — encoded protein: MVLTLDEIREKVRPICEAYKVKRLFLFGSYARGEATKESDVDFHIMLDEETTLLELGGLYVDLEDALQKEVDIATQVPKEQEIFGKYMEKEEILLYEDQRERCAGSAEYSQAL